The following are from one region of the Ruficoccus sp. ZRK36 genome:
- a CDS encoding zonular occludens toxin domain-containing protein: MISFILGKPGGGKTLFSVQKAVEMLVQTSCVIITNVEFKLGELNAYIQRKYPDANVDIHERIKILDREEVPEFFRHRSGGLVLPEPPDKDASGKKLPIKEFNRQMDVYFTPMNEKPEYRQPVFYIIDETHDFFNARDWASTGRYVLFYMSKHRHLGDEIFLITQHLDQCEKQLRNLGEQFHNIRNFYHRSWGLVKSRGRFKRDSFYQPPLGNAKAYESSSFQLDAAGVAKCYRTRGALGVVGTTEQRKPVSNKGKLPWWSTWVGLGAAGIAIAIGFWQAPKLLGNYFADMSGSVADKIVPGASGKQLGQMPATGSVDASDGNAVATVEPTDETDRLPPYSREATPRFYRKFNVIEFRDKKTVTVVLDNGTIVTSNDPFFEGYTSQRTVRIGGIIFYPPENKRRVRTIEDTSDGVSSEPDMGGLQLVNQPSDTSKKTASVNVRRPSESLSTSEKLKAARESLSDKFKKTRNDHQSNWD; encoded by the coding sequence ATGATTAGTTTCATACTAGGGAAGCCGGGCGGGGGAAAAACGCTTTTCAGCGTGCAGAAGGCCGTTGAAATGCTGGTGCAAACAAGTTGCGTTATCATTACGAATGTAGAGTTTAAGCTGGGTGAGCTTAATGCCTACATTCAGCGCAAATATCCTGACGCAAACGTGGATATACATGAGCGGATAAAGATTCTTGATCGTGAGGAGGTTCCTGAGTTCTTCCGACACCGATCAGGCGGTCTAGTCTTGCCTGAGCCACCAGACAAGGACGCATCAGGAAAAAAGCTACCGATTAAGGAGTTCAATCGGCAAATGGACGTTTATTTTACGCCGATGAATGAAAAGCCGGAATACCGGCAACCGGTCTTTTACATTATCGACGAAACGCACGACTTTTTCAACGCTCGGGATTGGGCATCTACGGGGCGATACGTCCTGTTTTACATGAGTAAACATCGTCACTTGGGAGACGAGATTTTCCTTATTACTCAACATCTGGACCAGTGTGAAAAACAGCTTCGTAATCTGGGGGAACAGTTTCACAATATCCGCAATTTTTATCATCGTTCTTGGGGTCTGGTTAAAAGCCGTGGCCGATTCAAGCGGGATAGCTTTTATCAGCCTCCACTTGGTAACGCTAAGGCTTATGAATCGAGCAGTTTCCAATTGGATGCTGCTGGGGTAGCTAAGTGTTACCGTACTCGTGGCGCTCTTGGTGTTGTTGGCACTACAGAGCAGCGGAAACCGGTCAGCAATAAGGGTAAACTGCCTTGGTGGTCTACGTGGGTAGGCCTCGGGGCTGCAGGGATCGCTATTGCTATTGGCTTCTGGCAAGCTCCAAAGCTTCTCGGGAATTACTTCGCGGATATGAGCGGCTCTGTGGCTGATAAGATTGTTCCCGGCGCATCAGGTAAACAATTGGGTCAAATGCCTGCTACGGGCAGTGTTGATGCGTCTGATGGCAATGCCGTGGCAACTGTAGAGCCTACAGACGAAACCGACCGTTTACCGCCCTACTCGCGTGAAGCAACTCCGCGCTTTTACCGCAAGTTCAATGTGATTGAATTTCGCGATAAGAAGACAGTTACCGTTGTCCTGGACAATGGCACGATTGTCACCAGCAACGATCCTTTCTTTGAAGGGTATACTTCCCAGCGAACCGTCAGGATTGGTGGCATCATCTTTTATCCTCCCGAAAATAAAAGACGTGTTCGCACAATAGAAGATACGAGTGACGGCGTTTCCTCTGAGCCAGATATGGGCGGTTTGCAGTTGGTTAATCAACCTTCTGATACTTCGAAAAAGACGGCCTCCGTCAACGTGCGTAGGCCGTCTGAGTCGCTTTCAACGTCTGAAAAATTGAAGGCCGCTCGGGAATCTCTGTCAGATAAATTTAAGAAGACTCGGAATGATCATCAGTCTAATTGGGACTAA
- a CDS encoding TraX family protein, protein MNDIGKLVACLSMVVDHWTRQHIRYGWGVVLGRLAFPLFAYFVACGVSRTRNARLYVVRLLVLGLVTEPISRFVYGMHSLNVCFTLAAGAALLAVESRKLNLPWLLLSPCALFSDYGASGVLVVWLLGHSRISLAILVLIVSTGMHPYLVIGYAFAASFIATIRTFPSGPRLLPWWVFYSVYPVQFLFVTLI, encoded by the coding sequence ATGAATGATATCGGCAAACTGGTGGCGTGTTTGTCGATGGTTGTGGATCATTGGACCCGGCAGCATATTCGTTATGGCTGGGGTGTCGTTTTGGGCCGCTTGGCATTCCCTCTCTTTGCTTACTTCGTCGCCTGCGGGGTCTCTAGAACGCGAAACGCGCGGTTGTATGTCGTGAGACTCTTAGTCCTCGGTCTAGTCACAGAGCCAATCTCACGCTTCGTATACGGGATGCATAGCCTGAATGTCTGCTTTACACTGGCGGCGGGTGCTGCGCTTTTGGCTGTGGAATCTCGGAAGCTCAATCTCCCTTGGCTTCTGTTGTCTCCTTGTGCGCTGTTCTCGGACTATGGCGCTTCAGGCGTTCTTGTCGTCTGGCTATTGGGGCACTCGCGTATATCACTTGCGATACTTGTTCTTATTGTCTCAACCGGCATGCATCCTTACTTGGTTATCGGTTATGCCTTCGCTGCTTCTTTTATTGCAACCATTCGTACCTTCCCCTCCGGTCCACGTCTTTTGCCGTGGTGGGTCTTTTACTCTGTGTACCCGGTACAG